The following proteins are co-located in the Aurantiacibacter atlanticus genome:
- the tpiA gene encoding triose-phosphate isomerase, with amino-acid sequence MNNRPFIVGNWKMHGTRAMLAEARAIDRAAERLIKVEVAIAPPFTLIHATRKEASLIGIGAQDCHPADGGAHTGDISAAMAKDAGAGFTIVGHSERRTNHAETNELVKEKANAVIEAGMNVIVCVGETESQRDSGDAESVITDMLTGSLPEGDIVPERLTVAYEPVWAIGTGRTPSPDDIGKMHRHIRGVLNQTYGEAGASIRILYGGSVKPENAGELLSADDVGGALVGGASLTAESFLGIIMAAVEIGGD; translated from the coding sequence ATGAACAACCGCCCTTTCATTGTCGGCAATTGGAAGATGCACGGCACCCGCGCCATGCTGGCAGAAGCACGCGCGATTGATCGCGCAGCCGAACGCCTTATCAAAGTGGAGGTGGCTATTGCCCCGCCTTTCACCCTGATTCATGCCACACGCAAGGAAGCCAGCCTCATCGGTATCGGTGCGCAGGATTGCCATCCGGCGGATGGCGGCGCGCATACAGGTGATATCTCGGCCGCCATGGCAAAGGATGCCGGCGCCGGCTTTACTATCGTCGGCCATAGTGAAAGACGCACCAATCACGCCGAGACCAATGAACTGGTCAAAGAAAAGGCGAATGCGGTCATCGAAGCAGGGATGAACGTAATCGTATGCGTCGGAGAGACTGAGTCGCAGCGCGATTCAGGCGATGCAGAAAGCGTGATTACCGATATGCTCACCGGATCACTACCTGAAGGCGATATAGTACCCGAGCGGCTTACAGTGGCTTATGAGCCTGTCTGGGCGATTGGCACCGGACGCACGCCATCGCCTGACGATATTGGCAAGATGCACCGACACATTCGCGGCGTTCTTAATCAGACCTATGGCGAAGCGGGCGCTTCCATCCGCATATTATACGGCGGCTCGGTGAAGCCAGAAAATGCCGGTGAATTATTGTCTGCGGATGATGTGGGTGGTGCGCTTGTGGGCGGCGCCAGTCTGACAGCGGAAAGCTTTTTGGGCATCATCATGGCCGCTGTCGAAATTGGCGGTGACTAG
- the secG gene encoding preprotein translocase subunit SecG, whose amino-acid sequence MTLFVFLTVIQAFIAAGLVILVLMQRSEGGGLGIGGGGSPGGLMSARGAADFLTRATKWFAVLFVVLAIVLAAVAVDASGQRDFDDTLDRSTTASGDDGSELFPADEGLDGEAPVDPIPAPDEDPLADVAQ is encoded by the coding sequence ATGACCCTTTTCGTCTTCCTAACCGTAATTCAGGCCTTTATCGCAGCCGGACTGGTTATCCTTGTCCTTATGCAGCGTTCGGAAGGCGGCGGACTGGGAATTGGCGGTGGGGGTAGCCCTGGGGGCCTCATGTCGGCGCGCGGTGCGGCTGACTTTCTTACGCGCGCGACCAAATGGTTCGCTGTCCTCTTCGTCGTGCTGGCGATCGTGCTGGCGGCAGTTGCCGTAGATGCATCGGGCCAGCGCGATTTCGATGATACGCTTGATCGCTCCACTACGGCGTCCGGTGATGACGGATCAGAACTGTTCCCGGCTGATGAAGGCCTGGATGGTGAAGCGCCTGTAGATCCCATTCCCGCACCCGACGAAGATCCTCTGGCCGACGTCGCCCAGTAA
- a CDS encoding CTP synthase: MARYIFITGGVVSSLGKGLMAASLAALLQARGYKVRIRKFDPYLNVDPGTMSPYQHGEVYVTDDGAETDLDLGHYERFTGVSAHQNDNITSGRVYRDIIAKERRGDYLGATVQVIPHVTDAIKEFALQDQDDHDFILCEIGGTVGDIESLPFIEAIRQLRNDLPPEQTCLVHVTLVPYISAAGELKTKPTQHSVRELTSLGVQPNLLLCRCEHPLPVSERNKIALFCNVRKEAVIQALDASSIYAVPQQYHAEGLDTEVLRHFDLLQDTPLPQMARWEDVVDRYENYEGEVTIGVVGKYVGLPDAYKSLNEALVHGGMANRAKVNIRWIDAEVFEQEDDAIAAQLEPLHAILVPGGFGERGSEGKIASVRFARERKVPFFGICLGMQMACVEGARSLAGIDGASSTEFGQTKEPVVGIITEWMSEEGLQQRSADTDMGGTMRLGAYPAKLAGNSHVSRIYGGASEISERHRHRYEVNSAYKERLEAGGLIFSGMSPDGLLPEIVERPDHPWFVGVQFHPELKSRPFDPHPLFSGFIAAAIEQSRLV; this comes from the coding sequence ATGGCGCGGTACATTTTCATAACCGGCGGCGTGGTCTCATCGCTCGGCAAAGGTCTCATGGCAGCAAGCCTTGCTGCGCTCCTGCAGGCGCGTGGCTATAAGGTACGCATTCGCAAGTTCGACCCCTATCTCAATGTCGATCCGGGGACAATGAGCCCCTATCAGCATGGCGAGGTTTACGTCACCGACGATGGGGCCGAAACCGATCTGGATCTTGGCCATTACGAACGATTCACAGGCGTTTCCGCACATCAGAACGACAACATCACATCGGGCCGCGTCTATCGCGACATCATCGCAAAGGAACGTCGCGGCGATTATCTCGGCGCTACGGTGCAGGTCATCCCGCATGTTACCGATGCCATCAAGGAATTCGCCCTTCAGGATCAGGACGATCACGACTTTATTCTGTGCGAGATTGGCGGAACAGTAGGCGATATCGAAAGCCTCCCGTTCATTGAGGCGATCCGCCAGTTGCGCAACGATCTGCCGCCAGAACAGACTTGCCTCGTTCACGTCACGCTGGTGCCGTATATATCGGCTGCCGGCGAACTGAAAACCAAGCCTACACAACATTCCGTGCGTGAGTTGACGAGCCTTGGTGTGCAGCCAAATCTCCTGCTGTGCCGCTGTGAACACCCACTTCCGGTAAGTGAACGGAACAAGATCGCGCTGTTTTGCAATGTGCGCAAGGAAGCGGTAATTCAGGCGCTGGACGCGTCCAGTATTTATGCCGTGCCGCAGCAATATCATGCAGAAGGGCTAGATACCGAAGTCCTGCGCCACTTTGACCTGTTGCAAGACACGCCCTTGCCACAAATGGCCCGCTGGGAAGACGTGGTTGACCGTTACGAGAATTACGAAGGCGAGGTCACTATTGGCGTGGTCGGCAAATATGTCGGCCTGCCAGATGCCTATAAATCGCTCAATGAGGCGTTGGTGCACGGTGGGATGGCCAATCGCGCAAAGGTCAATATCCGCTGGATCGATGCCGAGGTTTTCGAACAGGAGGACGATGCTATTGCCGCCCAGCTGGAGCCGCTCCACGCCATTCTGGTGCCCGGCGGCTTTGGTGAGCGGGGGAGTGAAGGTAAGATCGCCAGCGTCCGCTTTGCGCGGGAACGCAAGGTTCCATTCTTTGGCATTTGTCTCGGCATGCAGATGGCCTGTGTCGAGGGCGCGCGCAGCCTGGCCGGCATTGACGGCGCATCATCAACCGAATTCGGTCAGACGAAGGAACCGGTGGTCGGCATCATCACCGAATGGATGAGCGAAGAGGGGCTACAACAGCGCTCCGCAGATACGGATATGGGCGGCACCATGCGTCTCGGAGCCTATCCTGCAAAGCTGGCTGGTAACAGCCATGTTTCGCGCATATACGGCGGTGCGAGCGAAATCTCGGAACGGCATCGCCACCGTTATGAGGTCAACTCAGCCTATAAGGAACGTCTTGAAGCCGGCGGGCTGATATTCTCCGGCATGTCACCCGATGGCCTTCTTCCCGAAATCGTCGAACGACCCGATCACCCCTGGTTCGTTGGTGTGCAGTTCCACCCAGAGCTGAAGAGTCGCCCATTCGATCCACACCCGTTGTTTTCGGGTTTCATCGCGGCTGCCATTGAGCAATCCCGATTGGTTTGA
- a CDS encoding Hsp20 family protein — MNRFDLTPYRRSTVGFDRLFDLLENTKSGSSGDNYPPFNIERRDDDAYRITIAVAGFRPEDVDITAMQNLLVVQGKKREESVEGEMLHMGIANRGFERRFELADYVRVENADLKDGLLNIDLVREVPEAMRPKKIAIGGKTLEVVKGDKSDDNQTKVA; from the coding sequence ATGAATCGATTTGATCTTACCCCCTATCGCCGTTCCACAGTCGGCTTTGATCGCCTGTTTGACCTGCTCGAAAACACCAAGAGCGGGTCGTCGGGCGACAATTACCCTCCTTTTAATATAGAGCGCCGTGATGACGATGCCTATCGCATCACCATCGCCGTGGCAGGATTCCGTCCTGAAGACGTCGATATCACGGCCATGCAGAACCTGCTCGTCGTGCAAGGGAAAAAGCGCGAAGAATCTGTCGAAGGCGAGATGCTGCATATGGGCATTGCCAATCGCGGGTTTGAGCGCCGCTTTGAACTGGCCGACTATGTCCGGGTTGAGAATGCGGACTTGAAGGATGGTCTTCTAAATATCGATCTGGTGCGCGAAGTGCCTGAGGCGATGAGGCCCAAGAAAATAGCTATCGGCGGCAAGACGCTGGAAGTAGTCAAGGGCGATAAATCGGACGACAATCAGACGAAAGTCGCCTGA
- the grxC gene encoding glutaredoxin 3, with translation MSALKVEIYTKMFCGYCARAKRLLDDKGVEYNEYDIGMDQEKRDDMVRRKPGASTVPQIFIDDRSIGGSDELAMLEREGKLDAMLGL, from the coding sequence GTGAGCGCACTCAAGGTTGAAATTTATACGAAGATGTTTTGCGGATATTGTGCTCGGGCCAAGCGGCTTCTGGATGACAAGGGCGTGGAATATAACGAGTATGATATAGGCATGGATCAGGAAAAGCGGGACGATATGGTGCGGCGCAAACCCGGCGCCTCGACCGTCCCGCAGATATTCATCGACGACCGCAGCATTGGCGGGTCGGATGAGCTTGCGATGCTGGAACGTGAAGGCAAGCTCGATGCCATGCTCGGACTGTAA
- a CDS encoding carbon-nitrogen hydrolase family protein, with the protein MNSRRIALLQMTSGIVPESNGRTIIKAAAEAAQGGAKMLFTPEMSGLLDRNRERAQKSICKENDDPVLQEVRDAAAREGLMIALGSLAILREDGRWANRSFVIDQNGEIVARYDKIHMFDVELDTGESWRESAAYVPGNQVITVDTPLGRLGLAICYDMRFPALFEELGKHQCDAIAIPAAFTVPTGKAHWDLLLRARAVEASAYIIAAAQVGEHEDGRSTYGHSAVIDSWGENILDMGGTHPGVAFAEIDPFRTQHVRQQLPSLANKRDIPRSP; encoded by the coding sequence ATGAATTCGAGGCGCATCGCTCTTTTGCAGATGACATCGGGGATCGTGCCCGAAAGCAATGGTCGAACAATCATCAAGGCAGCAGCAGAGGCCGCGCAGGGCGGGGCGAAGATGCTCTTCACGCCAGAGATGAGTGGCCTGCTTGATCGCAATCGTGAACGCGCTCAAAAATCCATCTGCAAGGAGAACGACGATCCCGTTCTGCAGGAGGTACGCGATGCAGCCGCTCGCGAAGGACTGATGATCGCACTGGGTTCGCTCGCCATTCTTCGCGAGGACGGACGATGGGCAAACCGCAGTTTCGTGATTGACCAGAATGGCGAGATCGTAGCTCGGTATGACAAGATACACATGTTTGATGTCGAGCTGGACACTGGTGAAAGCTGGCGCGAATCCGCCGCTTATGTGCCGGGAAATCAGGTTATAACAGTTGATACACCGCTTGGGCGACTTGGACTTGCGATCTGTTATGACATGCGGTTTCCTGCCCTGTTCGAAGAACTGGGCAAGCACCAATGTGATGCAATTGCCATCCCCGCCGCCTTTACTGTTCCCACGGGCAAAGCGCATTGGGACCTGTTGTTGCGCGCCCGCGCGGTTGAAGCAAGCGCATATATTATCGCGGCCGCCCAGGTGGGAGAGCATGAGGACGGGCGATCAACCTATGGCCATTCAGCGGTTATCGATTCATGGGGTGAAAATATTCTCGACATGGGTGGCACGCATCCCGGCGTGGCCTTTGCAGAAATAGACCCATTTCGTACCCAGCATGTGCGTCAGCAATTACCGAGCCTTGCCAACAAGCGTGATATCCCTAGATCGCCTTAA
- a CDS encoding DUF1178 family protein, whose product MIVFDLTCANGHRFEGWFGSSDEFATQKESGMLDCPECGSAEIVKAPMSPAVGKKGNQQSGKQSGPLVPVEEVAQPQADKGLSNDPMPPEVTKALGKLAEAQAKALKNSTWVGKDFAEQSRAMHYGEREHASIHGEASAQEARDLLDEGVAVAPLPFPVAPPEKLN is encoded by the coding sequence ATGATAGTTTTTGATCTCACCTGCGCCAATGGCCACCGATTCGAAGGATGGTTCGGCTCATCTGACGAATTCGCTACACAAAAGGAAAGTGGTATGTTGGACTGCCCCGAATGTGGCAGTGCTGAGATCGTCAAAGCTCCGATGTCACCTGCCGTTGGCAAGAAGGGTAACCAGCAAAGCGGCAAGCAATCAGGGCCACTTGTGCCGGTTGAAGAAGTCGCTCAACCACAGGCTGACAAGGGGCTGTCCAATGATCCCATGCCGCCCGAAGTGACGAAGGCACTGGGCAAACTGGCAGAGGCGCAGGCCAAGGCTCTCAAGAACAGCACATGGGTCGGCAAGGACTTTGCGGAGCAATCGCGTGCCATGCATTATGGTGAGCGTGAACACGCCTCGATTCACGGTGAGGCGAGTGCGCAGGAAGCCCGGGATTTGCTGGATGAAGGTGTGGCGGTCGCCCCGCTGCCTTTCCCAGTGGCTCCACCTGAAAAGCTGAACTGA
- the hppD gene encoding 4-hydroxyphenylpyruvate dioxygenase: protein MTDLFENPIGLDGFEFVEFCAPEKGVIEPVFQAMGFAHIASHRSKDVDVWRQGQINLIINYEPRSAAWYFAREHGPSACGMGFRVKNAAKAYDELLVRGAEPVQVETGPMEIRIPAIRGIGGAFIYLIDRYSDENGNGLSIYDIDFEFLDGVEKHPEGAGFNVIDHLTHNVYSGRMAYWADYYETLFNFREIRFFDIKGEYTGLTSKALTAPDGKIRIPLNEEGEGGKGQIEEFLRQFNGEGIQHIALICDDLVAAWNRLKDFGVPFMTAPPETYYEMLDERLPDHGETVDELKMRGILLDGTTEGGSPRLLLQIFAEAQVGPVFFEFIQRKGDEGFGEGNFKALFESLERDQIRRGALNVENAADSGEVDA from the coding sequence ATGACTGATCTCTTCGAAAATCCAATTGGCCTTGATGGCTTTGAATTTGTTGAATTCTGCGCGCCCGAGAAGGGTGTTATAGAACCGGTGTTTCAGGCGATGGGCTTTGCCCATATCGCTTCCCATCGCTCCAAAGACGTGGACGTTTGGCGACAAGGCCAGATCAATCTGATCATCAATTACGAACCGCGCTCAGCCGCATGGTATTTTGCTCGTGAGCATGGACCATCCGCCTGCGGCATGGGGTTCAGGGTGAAGAACGCGGCCAAGGCGTATGACGAATTGCTGGTACGCGGGGCGGAACCTGTGCAGGTCGAGACCGGACCTATGGAAATACGCATACCGGCCATTCGAGGGATCGGCGGCGCATTCATTTATCTGATTGACCGCTATTCGGATGAAAATGGCAATGGCCTTTCCATCTACGACATTGATTTTGAATTTCTGGACGGGGTTGAAAAACACCCTGAAGGAGCCGGCTTCAATGTCATCGATCACCTGACGCACAATGTCTATTCAGGCCGGATGGCGTATTGGGCAGACTATTACGAAACGCTGTTCAATTTTCGCGAAATTCGCTTTTTTGACATCAAGGGTGAGTATACCGGACTTACGTCAAAGGCGCTCACCGCGCCCGATGGCAAGATTCGCATTCCGCTCAATGAAGAAGGCGAAGGGGGCAAAGGCCAGATTGAAGAATTCCTGCGTCAATTCAATGGCGAGGGAATTCAGCACATTGCCTTGATCTGTGATGATCTTGTTGCCGCGTGGAACAGGCTGAAAGATTTCGGCGTGCCATTCATGACCGCCCCTCCCGAAACCTATTACGAAATGCTCGATGAACGACTTCCGGATCATGGCGAGACGGTTGATGAGCTAAAGATGCGCGGCATCCTGCTCGACGGGACAACCGAAGGTGGCAGCCCTCGCCTGCTACTGCAGATTTTCGCAGAGGCACAGGTAGGCCCAGTGTTCTTCGAATTTATTCAACGCAAGGGTGATGAAGGTTTTGGAGAAGGCAATTTCAAGGCTCTTTTCGAGAGCCTTGAACGTGACCAGATTCGCCGCGGCGCGCTGAATGTTGAAAATGCCGCCGACAGTGGCGAGGTTGATGCGTAA
- a CDS encoding FtsB family cell division protein, with protein sequence MNTSINRRDIVRERIGNAIALLVLILIGLLALMGPSGLLAWSDQAAQLEDHKQRIATLEEERAVLANRLELLDADHVDPDLASELVRRDLNVAHQDEYVVELEPLH encoded by the coding sequence ATGAATACAAGCATCAATCGGCGCGATATCGTGCGTGAAAGGATTGGCAACGCCATTGCCTTGCTCGTGCTGATCCTTATCGGCTTGCTGGCCTTGATGGGGCCATCAGGGCTTTTGGCATGGAGTGATCAGGCAGCGCAGCTTGAAGATCACAAGCAACGCATAGCCACGCTGGAAGAAGAAAGGGCCGTTCTGGCAAACAGGCTGGAATTGCTGGATGCGGATCATGTCGATCCCGACCTCGCTTCTGAACTGGTAAGGAGGGACCTTAATGTCGCCCATCAGGACGAATATGTCGTCGAGCTGGAGCCGCTCCACTGA
- the pdhA gene encoding pyruvate dehydrogenase (acetyl-transferring) E1 component subunit alpha: MAKAATSKSESVKSSSGEGVDLGALQNALEKDRRLKPSEEQLLHFYEQMLLIRRFEEKAGQLYGLGLIGGFCHLYIGQEAVAIGLQSALDNERDSVITGYRDHGHMLAYGIDPKVIMAELTGRGAGISKGKGGSMHMFSTEHKFYGGHGIVGAQVSLGGGLAFAHKYNEDGGFCLAYFGDGAANQGQVYETMNMAALWNLPIVFVVENNQYAMGTAVNRSSAETEFYRRGAAFRIPGMDVNGMDVLEVRQAAEIAFKYVRDGNGPVLIECNTYRYRGHSMSDPAKYRTREEVQGQREKNDPIERAKVDLGKLGISEERLKEIDKGIRAIVAEAADFAESSPEPDPAELYTEVLVEEY; encoded by the coding sequence TTGGCCAAAGCCGCCACCTCAAAATCCGAATCAGTAAAGTCATCATCCGGCGAGGGCGTTGATCTGGGCGCCCTTCAGAATGCTCTGGAAAAGGACCGTCGTCTCAAGCCGAGCGAGGAGCAGTTGCTCCATTTCTACGAACAGATGCTGTTGATCCGCCGCTTCGAGGAAAAGGCAGGCCAGCTTTACGGCCTCGGCCTTATCGGCGGTTTCTGCCATCTTTATATCGGCCAGGAAGCCGTAGCCATCGGCTTGCAATCCGCTCTGGATAATGAACGCGACAGTGTGATCACTGGCTATCGCGATCATGGTCACATGCTCGCCTATGGCATCGATCCCAAGGTCATCATGGCAGAATTGACCGGACGTGGTGCCGGCATTTCGAAGGGCAAGGGCGGTTCAATGCACATGTTCAGCACTGAACATAAATTCTACGGTGGCCACGGCATTGTGGGCGCGCAGGTTTCCCTGGGTGGCGGGCTCGCCTTTGCGCATAAATACAATGAAGACGGTGGGTTTTGCCTCGCCTATTTCGGCGATGGCGCGGCGAACCAGGGCCAGGTTTATGAAACCATGAACATGGCAGCGCTCTGGAACCTCCCGATCGTGTTCGTGGTGGAAAACAATCAATATGCAATGGGAACGGCGGTCAATCGTTCATCTGCCGAAACCGAGTTTTACCGACGCGGTGCCGCATTCCGCATCCCCGGCATGGACGTTAATGGCATGGACGTGCTCGAGGTGCGCCAAGCCGCTGAGATTGCCTTCAAATATGTGCGCGATGGCAATGGGCCGGTGCTGATCGAATGTAATACCTATCGCTATCGCGGACACTCAATGTCCGATCCAGCTAAATATCGCACGCGTGAAGAGGTGCAGGGCCAGCGCGAGAAGAACGATCCGATCGAACGGGCAAAGGTCGATCTGGGCAAGCTCGGCATTTCGGAGGAGAGGTTGAAGGAAATCGACAAGGGAATTCGTGCAATCGTGGCCGAAGCGGCCGATTTTGCTGAAAGCTCGCCAGAGCCCGATCCGGCGGAACTCTACACAGAAGTTCTGGTCGAGGAGTATTGA
- a CDS encoding pyruvate dehydrogenase complex E1 component subunit beta — MAIELKMPALSPTMEEGTLAKWLVKEGDSVSAGDVLAEIETDKATMEFETIDEGTVGKILIAEGTEEVKVGTVIAILAGEDEDVSSVSAPAPSEEVEDVPGEGKDVGREPSEAEITKLQSAPRAADPDVPEGTPMVKMTLREALRDAMAEEMRRDERVFVMGEEVAEYQGAYKVTQGLLDEFGPKRVIDTPITEYGFAGIGTGAAMGGLRPIVEFMTFNFAMQAIDHIINSAAKTNYMSGGQMRCPVVFRGPNGAASRVGAQHSQNYGPWYASVPGLIVIAPYDAQDAKGLLKAAIRTEDPVVFLENELIYGRNFELPDLDDHVLPIGKARIMREGSDVTIVAYSISVGLALEAADELAEQGIDAEVIDLRTLRPLDTETILASLAKTNRVVIAEEGWPTCSISSEVIAVCMEQGFDDLDAPVLRVCNEDVPLPYAANLEKLAIIDTDRIVKAVRKVCYVD; from the coding sequence ATGGCTATTGAACTGAAGATGCCCGCCCTTTCTCCCACCATGGAAGAAGGCACTCTGGCCAAATGGCTGGTGAAAGAAGGTGACAGTGTATCGGCAGGGGACGTGCTTGCCGAAATTGAAACTGACAAGGCCACGATGGAGTTCGAAACCATCGATGAAGGCACAGTTGGCAAGATATTGATCGCTGAGGGCACTGAAGAAGTGAAGGTTGGGACCGTCATCGCAATTCTCGCAGGCGAAGATGAAGATGTATCCTCCGTTTCCGCTCCGGCTCCATCCGAAGAGGTCGAAGATGTGCCGGGTGAAGGCAAGGATGTTGGTCGTGAACCTTCCGAAGCTGAAATTACCAAGCTGCAAAGCGCGCCGCGTGCTGCCGATCCGGATGTTCCGGAAGGCACGCCCATGGTCAAGATGACGCTGCGCGAAGCTTTGCGTGATGCGATGGCAGAGGAAATGCGCCGTGATGAGCGGGTGTTCGTCATGGGCGAAGAGGTCGCTGAATATCAGGGCGCTTACAAGGTAACGCAGGGCCTGCTTGATGAATTCGGCCCCAAACGCGTGATCGACACGCCAATCACCGAATACGGCTTTGCCGGCATTGGCACAGGGGCGGCTATGGGCGGCCTTCGCCCGATCGTTGAATTTATGACATTCAACTTTGCCATGCAGGCAATTGACCACATCATCAATTCTGCCGCCAAGACCAATTATATGTCCGGCGGACAGATGCGTTGTCCTGTGGTTTTCCGTGGCCCTAATGGCGCAGCCAGCCGCGTAGGCGCACAACACAGCCAGAATTATGGTCCGTGGTATGCAAGCGTTCCCGGTCTCATCGTGATTGCGCCTTATGATGCGCAGGATGCGAAGGGTTTGTTGAAGGCCGCAATCCGCACGGAAGACCCGGTCGTATTTCTCGAAAACGAACTGATCTACGGTAGGAATTTCGAATTGCCGGATCTGGACGATCATGTCCTGCCTATCGGCAAGGCACGTATCATGCGCGAGGGTTCCGATGTCACCATCGTCGCCTATTCAATCTCTGTCGGCCTCGCATTAGAAGCAGCGGATGAGTTGGCAGAGCAGGGAATAGATGCGGAGGTAATCGATCTGCGGACATTGCGCCCACTCGATACCGAAACAATCCTGGCCTCGCTGGCGAAGACCAATCGCGTAGTCATTGCAGAAGAGGGCTGGCCAACCTGCTCTATATCATCTGAAGTGATCGCAGTGTGCATGGAGCAAGGCTTCGATGACCTCGATGCCCCCGTATTGCGCGTTTGCAATGAAGATGTGCCGCTGCCCTACGCAGCCAATCTGGAAAAGCTGGCAATCATCGATACGGATCGCATCGTCAAGGCTGTGCGGAAGGTCTGCTACGTGGATTGA
- a CDS encoding TadE/TadG family type IV pilus assembly protein — protein sequence MNMRNFLNRLQRDNAGAAAIEFALIGPAFIVMMLGVLQVGLGLQSYNSMRSVSADVARYAMVQYQTGNEITNGQIRSWARNHAQNAPYLLDAQRLFVTVEDAGTQRVAGAKELTITVRYTPTSVLQMIDVDGPTLTFTRPAFLA from the coding sequence ATGAATATGCGCAATTTTCTCAATCGCCTGCAGCGTGACAATGCTGGTGCCGCAGCCATCGAATTTGCGCTGATTGGCCCGGCCTTCATCGTAATGATGCTGGGTGTGCTCCAGGTGGGTCTTGGCCTACAGAGCTATAACTCGATGCGCAGTGTGTCTGCCGATGTCGCGCGATATGCGATGGTGCAGTACCAGACCGGAAACGAAATAACGAATGGCCAGATCAGGTCATGGGCCCGCAACCATGCGCAAAATGCGCCTTATCTCCTGGATGCACAACGCCTGTTCGTAACCGTTGAAGATGCAGGTACGCAGCGTGTTGCAGGTGCAAAGGAATTGACGATTACGGTCCGCTACACACCGACAAGTGTGTTGCAGATGATCGATGTTGATGGTCCGACGTTGACCTTCACGCGCCCCGCATTTCTCGCATAA
- a CDS encoding TadE/TadG family type IV pilus assembly protein produces MIRALARLACIRRNEDGSMVIETALVAPVLLVLALGGFEVSSMVSRQTELQTAAAESAAIVRAVIPETAEERTTVRDILVTSTGLTNEQVTISEVYRCGAGDAYKTTAGSCGGGTEYKFIKVDLTDTYQPVWTKFGLTSGINYNITRTVQIG; encoded by the coding sequence ATGATCCGCGCGCTTGCCCGACTGGCCTGCATTCGCCGCAATGAAGACGGTTCGATGGTTATCGAAACCGCCTTGGTCGCTCCGGTTCTGCTGGTTCTCGCCCTTGGCGGGTTCGAGGTCAGTTCCATGGTCTCCCGGCAGACAGAATTGCAGACAGCCGCCGCTGAATCGGCCGCTATCGTCCGCGCTGTCATCCCCGAAACCGCCGAGGAACGCACCACGGTGCGCGATATTCTGGTAACATCCACCGGCCTGACAAATGAACAGGTGACAATCAGCGAAGTATATCGTTGCGGTGCAGGCGATGCTTACAAGACCACCGCCGGAAGCTGCGGCGGTGGCACCGAATACAAATTCATCAAGGTGGACCTTACCGATACATATCAGCCTGTCTGGACCAAGTTTGGTCTGACATCAGGCATCAATTACAATATCACCCGCACGGTGCAGATCGGATGA